One Felis catus isolate Fca126 chromosome D3, F.catus_Fca126_mat1.0, whole genome shotgun sequence DNA segment encodes these proteins:
- the TXNDC2 gene encoding thioredoxin domain-containing protein 2 isoform X1, producing MDKEQEVESDRAGTLEDPNMSPEKQEDDQGDVNESPLLQGLSSHVTPLVPEFLDTAHIQEKASASEADNIQHMPAKQSKGPQLKVIFPPAQGGNIFNFSAMTMQPKQAGTPGFSAKIIPREQGSIPNSLAKMILPRQADTPNSPEKIIPLKQAGISNPLAKPIPPKQANIPSFSAKSISPKQVDTPSFSAKIIQPKHGSIPNSSAKMILPKHGNALNFPTKITPPKQADTPNSPAKSIPPKQTDTPNFSGKIILPKDSDTPNPSEERIPPKQADTPNSPAKSIPPKQTDTPNFSGKVILPEESDTPNPSEERIPPKQADSSNSSEKIIAPKHGDTPSSSEKTTLLQEDGMSTSLEKNIPPKQDNIPMSLAKTILPKQGKSLKFLAKSILPKQANTPKFSAKPFLSKQINSPKLLVKSTLSKHIPNPKSSEENILPREGDTKCSEDSIQPKEGDIPKSSKEAIPPIEGDVLKASGSMELLEVDLVKMILSKEDFELALREAGERLVAVDFSATWCGPCRTIKPLFHSLSVKYEDVVFLEVDADECDELVKDLEIVCIPTFQFYKKEEKVGEFCGAVTEKLEAIIAELK from the exons ATGGACAAGGAACAGGAAGTGGAAAGTGATAGAGCTGGAACCCTGGAAGATCCGAACATGAGTCCAGAGAAACAAGAAGATGATCAAGGTGACGTTAatg AAAGCCCATTATTACAGGGCCTGTCCAGCCACGTGACTCCCCTGGTCCCAGAATTCTTGGACACAGCACACATCCAGGAGAAGGCCTCGGCTTCGGAGGCCGACAACATACAACACATGCCTGCAAAGCAATCCAAAGGTCCACAGCTCAAGGTCATATTCCCACCGGCACAGGGTGGTAACATCTTCAATTTCTCAGCAATGACCATGCAACCCAAGCAGGCTGGCACCCCCGGTTTTTCAGCAAAAATCATCCCTCGCGAGCAGGGCAGTATCCCCAATTCTTTAGCAAAAATGATCCTGCCCAGGCAGGCTGATACCCCCAATTCTCCAGAAAAAATTATCCCGCTCAAGCAAGCTGGCATCTCCAATCCCTTAGCAAAACCCATTCCACCCAAACAGGCTAACATCCCAAGTTTCTCAGCAAAATCCATCTCACCCAAGCAGGTTGACACCCCCAGCTTTTCAGCAAAAATCATCCAACCCAAGCATGGCAGTATCCCCAATTCTTCAGCAAAAATGATCCTGCCCAAGCATGGCAATGCCCTCAATTTCCCAACCAAAATCACCCCACCCAAACAGGCTGATACCCCCAATTCCCCAGCAAAAAGCATCCCACCCAAGCAGACTGACACCCcaaatttttcaggaaaaatcaTTCTACCCAAGGACAGTGACACCCCCAATCCCTCAGAAGAAAGGATCCCACCCAAGCAGGCTGATACCCCCAATTCCCCAGCAAAAAGCATCCCACCCAAGCAGACTGACACCCCAAATTTTTCAGGAAAAGTCATTCTACCCGAGGAGAGTGATACCCCCAATCCCTCAGAAGAAAGGATCCCACCCAAGCAGGCTGATAGCTCCAATTCTTCAGAAAAAATTATTGCACCCAAGCATGGTGACACTCCCAGTTCCTCAGAAAAAACCACCCTGCTGCAGGAGGATGGAATGTCTACTTCCTTAGAAAAAAACATCCCACCCAAGCAGGATAACATCCCCATGTCCCTGGCCAAAACCATCCTGCCTAAGCAGGGCAAGAGTCTCAAGTTCTTAGCAAAATCCATTCTGCCCAAACAGGCCAACACCCCTAAGTTCTCAGCAAAACCTTTCCTGTCTAAACAGATCAACAGCCCCAAGCTATTAGTGAAATCTACCCTGTCCAAACACATCCCCAACCCCAAGTCCTCCGAAGAAAACATCCTGCCCAGAGAGGGTGACACCAAGTGCTCAGAAGACAGCATCCAGCCTAAGGAAGGTGATATCCCCAAGTCCTCAAAAGAAGCCATCCCGCCCATAGAAGGAGACGTCCTGAAGGCATCAGGGTCAATGGAGCTTCTGGAGGTGGACTTGGTGAAGATGATCCTAAGCAAGGAGGACTTCGAGTTGGCGCtcagggaggctggggagaggctggTGGCCGTGGACTTCTCAGCCACGTGGTGTGGGCCCTGCAGGACCATCAAGCCCCTTTTCCATTCCTTGTCTGTCAAGTACGAGGACGTGGTGTTTCTGGAAGTGGATGCTGATGAGTGTGATGAGCTGGTGAAGGACCTTGAGATCGTGTGCATCCCAACctttcagttttataagaaagaagaaaaggtgggCGAATTTTGCGGCGCCGTTACAGAAAAACTCGAAGCGATCATTGCAGAGTTAAAGTAA
- the TXNDC2 gene encoding thioredoxin domain-containing protein 2 isoform X2 yields the protein MDKEQEVESDRAGTLEDPNMSPEKQEDDQESPLLQGLSSHVTPLVPEFLDTAHIQEKASASEADNIQHMPAKQSKGPQLKVIFPPAQGGNIFNFSAMTMQPKQAGTPGFSAKIIPREQGSIPNSLAKMILPRQADTPNSPEKIIPLKQAGISNPLAKPIPPKQANIPSFSAKSISPKQVDTPSFSAKIIQPKHGSIPNSSAKMILPKHGNALNFPTKITPPKQADTPNSPAKSIPPKQTDTPNFSGKIILPKDSDTPNPSEERIPPKQADTPNSPAKSIPPKQTDTPNFSGKVILPEESDTPNPSEERIPPKQADSSNSSEKIIAPKHGDTPSSSEKTTLLQEDGMSTSLEKNIPPKQDNIPMSLAKTILPKQGKSLKFLAKSILPKQANTPKFSAKPFLSKQINSPKLLVKSTLSKHIPNPKSSEENILPREGDTKCSEDSIQPKEGDIPKSSKEAIPPIEGDVLKASGSMELLEVDLVKMILSKEDFELALREAGERLVAVDFSATWCGPCRTIKPLFHSLSVKYEDVVFLEVDADECDELVKDLEIVCIPTFQFYKKEEKVGEFCGAVTEKLEAIIAELK from the exons ATGGACAAGGAACAGGAAGTGGAAAGTGATAGAGCTGGAACCCTGGAAGATCCGAACATGAGTCCAGAGAAACAAGAAGATGATCAAG AAAGCCCATTATTACAGGGCCTGTCCAGCCACGTGACTCCCCTGGTCCCAGAATTCTTGGACACAGCACACATCCAGGAGAAGGCCTCGGCTTCGGAGGCCGACAACATACAACACATGCCTGCAAAGCAATCCAAAGGTCCACAGCTCAAGGTCATATTCCCACCGGCACAGGGTGGTAACATCTTCAATTTCTCAGCAATGACCATGCAACCCAAGCAGGCTGGCACCCCCGGTTTTTCAGCAAAAATCATCCCTCGCGAGCAGGGCAGTATCCCCAATTCTTTAGCAAAAATGATCCTGCCCAGGCAGGCTGATACCCCCAATTCTCCAGAAAAAATTATCCCGCTCAAGCAAGCTGGCATCTCCAATCCCTTAGCAAAACCCATTCCACCCAAACAGGCTAACATCCCAAGTTTCTCAGCAAAATCCATCTCACCCAAGCAGGTTGACACCCCCAGCTTTTCAGCAAAAATCATCCAACCCAAGCATGGCAGTATCCCCAATTCTTCAGCAAAAATGATCCTGCCCAAGCATGGCAATGCCCTCAATTTCCCAACCAAAATCACCCCACCCAAACAGGCTGATACCCCCAATTCCCCAGCAAAAAGCATCCCACCCAAGCAGACTGACACCCcaaatttttcaggaaaaatcaTTCTACCCAAGGACAGTGACACCCCCAATCCCTCAGAAGAAAGGATCCCACCCAAGCAGGCTGATACCCCCAATTCCCCAGCAAAAAGCATCCCACCCAAGCAGACTGACACCCCAAATTTTTCAGGAAAAGTCATTCTACCCGAGGAGAGTGATACCCCCAATCCCTCAGAAGAAAGGATCCCACCCAAGCAGGCTGATAGCTCCAATTCTTCAGAAAAAATTATTGCACCCAAGCATGGTGACACTCCCAGTTCCTCAGAAAAAACCACCCTGCTGCAGGAGGATGGAATGTCTACTTCCTTAGAAAAAAACATCCCACCCAAGCAGGATAACATCCCCATGTCCCTGGCCAAAACCATCCTGCCTAAGCAGGGCAAGAGTCTCAAGTTCTTAGCAAAATCCATTCTGCCCAAACAGGCCAACACCCCTAAGTTCTCAGCAAAACCTTTCCTGTCTAAACAGATCAACAGCCCCAAGCTATTAGTGAAATCTACCCTGTCCAAACACATCCCCAACCCCAAGTCCTCCGAAGAAAACATCCTGCCCAGAGAGGGTGACACCAAGTGCTCAGAAGACAGCATCCAGCCTAAGGAAGGTGATATCCCCAAGTCCTCAAAAGAAGCCATCCCGCCCATAGAAGGAGACGTCCTGAAGGCATCAGGGTCAATGGAGCTTCTGGAGGTGGACTTGGTGAAGATGATCCTAAGCAAGGAGGACTTCGAGTTGGCGCtcagggaggctggggagaggctggTGGCCGTGGACTTCTCAGCCACGTGGTGTGGGCCCTGCAGGACCATCAAGCCCCTTTTCCATTCCTTGTCTGTCAAGTACGAGGACGTGGTGTTTCTGGAAGTGGATGCTGATGAGTGTGATGAGCTGGTGAAGGACCTTGAGATCGTGTGCATCCCAACctttcagttttataagaaagaagaaaaggtgggCGAATTTTGCGGCGCCGTTACAGAAAAACTCGAAGCGATCATTGCAGAGTTAAAGTAA